In one Bacillota bacterium genomic region, the following are encoded:
- a CDS encoding oligosaccharide flippase family protein — MKNWWYNTRWLLGSQFAARALGLLNNVLLARLLAPVSYGDFTQAMAIAGSLAPFADTGISAIITRHIARRPRSSAVLGAAIGLRIRQSLLLWGIMVLGSWWIYGASHLGLALMLAGAYWALACIQQLLAGVARARLQAHIETRAVALERVSTVLLAAAGALWFGLTGALAGVLGGGIFALITYLRCLPLPRARLRWRIWKRLVALGAPLAIADVCHGFIMRVDILAVAMRYGSQSAGWYGSASVLLWASNLVAGSMALALVPAAAAQRGEGAGLGLRVLGSMLATAMALATALGVGASLWIPLLYGEAYEPAVPVLHVLAWCLFPASVVAWGNAVLLVRHRTAWVGLVAIAGTLCMLACLWWWVPRYGLLGAGYAQLATQCIMASSLMLLVSQEKRQSG; from the coding sequence GTGAAAAACTGGTGGTATAACACCCGGTGGCTGCTCGGTTCGCAGTTCGCAGCCCGCGCGCTGGGATTGCTGAACAACGTGCTGCTGGCGAGACTGCTTGCCCCCGTCTCCTACGGTGACTTCACGCAGGCGATGGCGATTGCCGGTTCGCTGGCTCCTTTTGCCGATACAGGTATCTCCGCCATTATCACGCGCCATATTGCACGCCGTCCCCGCTCATCGGCGGTTTTGGGTGCGGCTATCGGATTGCGGATACGGCAGAGCCTCCTGCTGTGGGGTATCATGGTGCTGGGTTCATGGTGGATATACGGCGCATCTCATCTCGGGCTGGCCTTGATGCTGGCAGGTGCATACTGGGCGCTGGCGTGCATCCAGCAACTGCTGGCAGGAGTGGCTCGGGCGCGGCTACAGGCGCATATCGAGACGCGAGCCGTCGCTCTGGAAAGGGTTAGCACCGTATTGCTGGCGGCGGCCGGCGCGCTGTGGTTTGGCTTAACGGGTGCGCTGGCTGGAGTGCTGGGGGGCGGTATCTTCGCGCTAATCACTTACCTGCGTTGTTTGCCCCTTCCTCGGGCGCGGTTGCGCTGGCGCATCTGGAAAAGACTGGTTGCACTGGGCGCGCCGCTGGCAATAGCCGATGTATGTCACGGGTTCATCATGCGGGTGGACATCCTGGCTGTTGCGATGCGCTATGGTTCGCAGAGCGCAGGCTGGTATGGCAGTGCCAGCGTGCTGTTGTGGGCAAGTAACCTCGTCGCTGGCTCGATGGCGCTGGCGCTGGTTCCTGCTGCCGCCGCGCAACGCGGTGAAGGTGCCGGGCTGGGGCTGAGAGTACTTGGCTCGATGCTGGCTACGGCGATGGCTTTGGCAACCGCGCTTGGTGTCGGGGCGTCGCTGTGGATACCTCTGCTGTACGGCGAGGCTTATGAACCTGCCGTGCCGGTGCTGCACGTGCTGGCGTGGTGCCTGTTTCCTGCCTCGGTAGTGGCCTGGGGCAACGCTGTGTTGCTGGTGCGTCACCGAACGGCATGGGTGGGGTTGGTGGCGATAGCGGGCACACTCTGCATGCTCGCGTGTCTGTGGTGGTGGGTGCCGCGCTACGGCTTGCTGGGGGCTGGATACGCGCAACTGGCGACCCAGTGCATCATGGCTTCCTCGCTGATGCTGCTCGTTTCGCAGGAGAAACGGCAATCCGGGTGA
- a CDS encoding efflux RND transporter periplasmic adaptor subunit, producing the protein MSTFFRRRWKLFLFGCLPVLILLGAASWWGYRWLNKPKPPPRLVEVSRGDVEIIVAESGVLEPLRKVEVKSKIAGRILSLDVEAGDVVRDGQLIARVDPVEVEASLRQTEAQLRAALARLEQAKLLSGYQPVDTAAQIEQARNAVRTAEIRYEQALRDAQTQPEVTQAALEQAEASYQAALDNLNLLLKVTHPQLRTDAQAAVNEMRAQRDDAKRQLERQKQLLAKGFVSQREVDLATTQLTAAESRLQQAEQRLQTLEEQLRLQRADAEARVKQAKAALEQVRAQAKRDELRQKEVEAARAALEDARTRLRLAEANRVQLPMRQKEVQQAQATVEQLQSALKEARTRLADTIIRAPMSGVVTQRYIESGELVTSGVATFSSGMPLVQIADLSRMRIKLQVNEVDIGKVKLGQKVEIRLDALRDEVFEGKVRKVAPASAVSQQGVPGGAVIKFPVEVEIERPDPRMKPGMSAKCRIIVDRRENVLRLPKEALQFVDASTAKVNVVHREMVDGKPVDKNETRTVKVGLRGDAFVEILEGLKEGEKVRPQPFSGPKRQQFEFNVSASGGEERERERRE; encoded by the coding sequence GTGAGCACTTTTTTCCGTCGTCGGTGGAAACTGTTCCTGTTCGGCTGTTTGCCGGTGCTGATTCTGCTGGGGGCTGCCAGCTGGTGGGGGTATCGCTGGCTGAATAAACCGAAACCTCCGCCGCGTCTGGTGGAAGTCAGCCGTGGTGATGTCGAGATTATCGTGGCGGAGTCGGGTGTGCTGGAACCGCTGCGCAAGGTAGAGGTCAAAAGCAAAATCGCAGGGCGTATCCTCAGCCTGGACGTGGAGGCAGGGGACGTGGTACGCGATGGGCAGCTCATCGCCCGCGTTGACCCCGTGGAGGTAGAAGCCAGCCTGCGCCAAACGGAAGCACAGCTGCGCGCGGCGCTCGCCCGATTGGAACAGGCAAAGCTGTTAAGCGGGTACCAGCCTGTGGACACCGCCGCGCAGATCGAGCAGGCGCGAAACGCCGTGCGCACCGCCGAGATACGCTATGAGCAGGCGTTGCGTGACGCGCAGACCCAGCCTGAGGTCACACAGGCAGCGCTGGAGCAGGCGGAAGCCAGCTATCAGGCGGCGCTGGACAACCTGAACCTGCTGCTGAAAGTGACTCATCCCCAGCTGCGCACCGACGCACAGGCAGCCGTCAACGAGATGCGAGCGCAGCGCGACGACGCCAAACGCCAGCTGGAGCGGCAGAAACAGCTGCTGGCAAAGGGCTTTGTGTCGCAGCGGGAGGTGGACCTGGCAACCACCCAGCTCACCGCGGCAGAATCACGCCTGCAGCAGGCGGAACAGCGTCTGCAAACTCTGGAGGAGCAGCTGCGTCTGCAAAGAGCGGATGCAGAGGCGCGGGTGAAACAGGCGAAGGCAGCTCTGGAACAGGTGCGCGCACAGGCGAAACGCGACGAGCTGCGCCAAAAAGAGGTGGAGGCGGCGCGCGCCGCACTGGAAGATGCCCGCACGAGGCTGAGGCTGGCAGAGGCAAATCGTGTGCAGTTGCCGATGCGCCAGAAAGAGGTGCAACAGGCGCAGGCGACAGTGGAACAGCTGCAAAGCGCGCTAAAGGAGGCACGTACGCGCCTGGCGGATACCATCATCCGTGCCCCGATGAGCGGCGTGGTCACCCAGCGCTACATCGAATCGGGCGAGCTGGTCACTTCGGGCGTGGCGACCTTCTCTTCCGGAATGCCGCTGGTGCAGATTGCCGACCTGTCGCGGATGCGCATCAAACTGCAGGTCAACGAGGTGGACATCGGCAAGGTGAAGCTGGGGCAGAAGGTGGAGATACGGCTGGATGCCCTGCGCGATGAGGTGTTCGAGGGCAAGGTGCGCAAGGTGGCTCCCGCTTCGGCAGTGTCGCAGCAGGGTGTGCCGGGCGGGGCGGTTATCAAGTTTCCTGTGGAGGTGGAGATCGAAAGACCCGACCCGCGCATGAAGCCCGGCATGAGCGCAAAGTGTCGAATCATCGTGGATCGCCGCGAGAACGTGCTGCGCCTGCCCAAAGAGGCGCTGCAGTTTGTGGACGCCTCTACCGCAAAAGTGAACGTGGTGCACCGTGAGATGGTCGACGGCAAGCCGGTGGACAAAAACGAGACGCGCACGGTGAAGGTGGGCTTGCGCGGCGACGCCTTTGTGGAGATACTGGAAGGGCTGAAGGAGGGCGAGAAGGTGCGTCCGCAGCCGTTCTCCGGTCCCAAACGCCAGCAGTTTGAGTTCAATGTCAGTGCATCTGGCGGAGAGGAACGCGAAAGGGAGCGCAGAGAATGA
- a CDS encoding ABC transporter permease, with translation MSLIDSFLTALANLRRHKLRSLLTMLGVIIGVAAVILMVALVEGARSRVVEEFRQLGSSLIIVVYDPSLRQRGETPGSIEGLRMEDAQAILQECSSVKMVSAEFTVGNQKIRYGAEEMDATVDGCQPEYLYLHNLQMERGRFITQEDIDSWAKVCVLGNEVQKRLFGDRDPIGETVEIAGVSATVVGVVAPKGRTFGEDWDKRVFVPITSLQKRFVGIDLVSVIFAQPRDPDRTTEAMDEIWQLLMRRHDNQPYFRVDSQERLLSSIGRVLSIFGLVVGAIAGLSLLVGGIGIMNIMLVTVAERTREIGIRKAVGARNRDILLQFLIESMTLSGVGGIIGILLGWGASLLVGWVTQQAKLFGGEGLTTHLPLWAATAGFLFSATVGIFFGIYPAWRASRLNPIEALRYE, from the coding sequence ATGAGCCTGATAGACTCCTTTCTGACCGCGCTGGCAAACCTGCGCCGACACAAGCTGCGCTCGTTGCTGACCATGCTGGGCGTCATCATCGGCGTGGCGGCGGTGATTCTGATGGTCGCGCTGGTGGAGGGCGCGCGCTCGCGCGTGGTGGAAGAGTTCCGCCAGCTCGGTTCGAGTCTGATTATCGTGGTGTACGACCCCTCCCTGCGCCAGCGCGGCGAGACGCCGGGTAGCATTGAGGGTCTGCGCATGGAAGACGCGCAGGCGATTTTGCAGGAGTGCTCCAGCGTGAAGATGGTCAGCGCGGAGTTTACCGTCGGCAACCAGAAGATACGCTACGGAGCAGAAGAGATGGACGCCACCGTCGACGGTTGCCAGCCCGAGTATCTGTATCTGCACAACCTGCAGATGGAACGCGGGCGGTTCATCACACAGGAAGACATAGATAGCTGGGCGAAGGTGTGTGTGCTGGGCAACGAGGTGCAAAAGCGGCTCTTCGGTGACCGCGACCCGATTGGTGAAACGGTGGAAATCGCGGGCGTTTCGGCAACGGTGGTGGGGGTGGTCGCGCCCAAAGGCAGGACGTTTGGCGAGGACTGGGACAAGCGGGTATTCGTGCCGATTACCTCCCTGCAGAAGCGGTTCGTGGGGATAGACCTGGTGTCGGTTATCTTCGCGCAGCCGCGTGATCCCGATCGCACCACCGAGGCGATGGACGAAATCTGGCAGCTGCTGATGCGCCGGCATGATAACCAGCCCTACTTCCGGGTGGACAGTCAGGAACGGTTGCTCTCCTCCATCGGGCGTGTGCTGAGCATCTTCGGCTTGGTGGTGGGGGCGATTGCTGGGTTATCGCTGCTAGTGGGCGGCATCGGCATCATGAACATCATGCTGGTCACCGTAGCCGAACGCACGCGAGAAATCGGCATCCGCAAGGCAGTGGGCGCGCGCAACCGTGACATTCTCCTGCAGTTCCTCATCGAATCGATGACCCTTTCCGGCGTCGGCGGCATCATCGGTATCTTGCTGGGATGGGGTGCCAGTCTGCTGGTGGGCTGGGTGACCCAGCAGGCGAAGCTTTTCGGTGGCGAAGGCTTAACCACGCACCTGCCCCTCTGGGCGGCGACCGCGGGCTTTCTCTTCTCAGCAACAGTGGGTATCTTCTTTGGCATCTACCCAGCGTGGCGCGCCTCCCGCTTGAACCCCATTGAAGCGCTCCGCTACGAGTAA